The Alicyclobacillus vulcanalis DNA window GGATAAATTGGACCATTCCTTATTTCACAAACCCTATCGCCCTGCCGTTTCGCTGGCAAAGTCGAGATGAGCGGGTGCCAGTCGACATGACCTTGACCGTCCTTGGTGCCCAGCAAACGTAAACAGTTAAGGGGGAGACGGTGTTCTTCCGCTATCGTTGCTGAGAAAGGGGTATAGAGATGATTGCTTTACTTATCACAGCATGTGTACTTGGCTTTGTTTACAGTGCGGCTCCTGGAGCAGTGAACACCGAAGCATTACGTAGGGGATTACAGAGAGGTTTTGCCGCAACGTTTTTGGTGCAACTTGGAGCCTTATTAGGGGATTTGATGTGGGCAATCATTGGTTTGACGGGAGTTGCACTTGTATTTCATTTTGTACCTGTACAGATTATTTTGGGCATTGCAGGGGTAACCTTTTTGCTTAGAATGGCATGGTTGTCATTCCTGGACGCCCGCAAGTCAATTGATTTGAAATTGGACAGCAGTAAGAAGGAACAGCGGGACTTTATTACGGGAATCATTTTTTCGTTAGCTAACCCGTTTGGCATTGCGTTCTGGGGTGGTATTGGTGGTGGGTTTGCCACACATATCGCAAGCATGCCATTGATCGACAAGCTATTGTTCTTGTTCCTTGGTTTTTCTGTTGGAGCTTTTGCGTGGTGTATAGGTATTTCGGTGTTGGTCGCATGGTCACGTAAATTTATCGGTGAAAAATTGCTGCGTGGGATTTTTACAGTATCAAGTTTGGCGATGGCTTATTTCGCGTTGGAAATGTTATGGACGTTAATCCACACTACACTTTATCCTCTGTTTTCTCATCGTTTAAGAGTGAAAGCAAGCCATTAGAACGACAAGTCCTCGTGTACATCGTCTCACAAAGCCTCATTGTTTGAGCGGTGTCGACATCGTCGTGTCCGACAGTCACAGCGGACTCGTCAAGGCACTTCAGACCGAATTTCAGGGCTGCACGTGGCAACGGTGCCAGACCCACTTCATGCGCAATCTCTTGGACGCCACACCCAAGGCGTTGCAGGAGGAGGTCTACCAACAGGTTCGCGCGGTTCTGGATGCGCCTGACCTGAAGACTGCACGGTTGCTCAAAGATGCGTTTGTCGAGGCTTACGCAGAGAAGGCACCGAAGGCGATGCAGGCGTTGGAGAATGGGTTTGATGATGTAACCGCTGTTTTGGTCTTACCTGAGCGATATCGGCGGCGCTTACGCACCACCAACGGTGTCGAACGGCTGATCGCTTCAATGACTTTCAATCTGTGCCCCTGTATTTTCCGCTCTACGTCATCCTGACCCTGTCAACTGGGCGGTGAACACTCATGCTGACCATCAAGAATACCCCTAAACTCGCTGGCATCTCGATATCTGGGGATTACCCTGATCTGGACACCTTATACAGGTCTCTCCTTGCCATCATCGGCGATGAAGGAGAGTACGGAGACTATGAAGGTGCGCGGCTTCGGGTGCTTGGTCTCATGTATGATATCCGACACGCATTCCAAGGAGATCGGGAAATCGAGTTCGTTCCGAACGGCATGGACGAGGACAGAATGAAATTCTTGGGGCTCATTGCTCCAGAGAAAAATCTCTATTATGCGTGCCAAATCTACTATCCCGAAGCGCTTTTCGTCACCATTGCCCTGAACGACTTTATCCGCCTTTACGCCAAAAAACAGGCAAGAACCGCTCCTATCCCTCTGTTGGACAAGCGCGTTCAATGGGATGCACACATTGCGACCGCGCGACTGTTTCAGTCCTTGGTGATGAGTTGTCTGAGGGAAGTCGTGACAGAGGCATCTTTCAAGCGCATCATGAATCTGATGCATAAGGATTCTGTATGGATGGATGGATGGATACATATCGCAGTATCTGGATTTGCTCAACATTCGGTATCTGAGAATTGCGGATAGGGAGGAGCGGGCGAAGGTTTTGTCAACCATTGTTAAGCGCATGGTAGAGCAAGGCAAGGAGTATCGCCAAATCGAAGAGGAAGTTAGAGCGATGGCGCGGGAGCACAATTGTCCAGTTGAGGATATCAGCTTGGTGGTGGATTACCCCGAAGAGATAGAGTGGTAGAAGAGCACGGAAGCGCTTGGAATTCTAGAAGAAATGAGATCATTGAAAGAAAGGCTACTTTCGCGTCGGGACGGTGACTCCCTTGTATCATGTCCTTACAGACCAGGACGTTGAGGCGCTGGCTTCCATGCAATCGATAGTGAACGCTGTCGAACGCGCGTTTATCGAGCAGGCAAACGGAGGGCTTGTTTCACCGCCGCGTTTTCGCGTGGAAACGAAGCAGGGCGACTTGGTGTTTACGGCAGGTGCCGCCACAGCCACGGAAAAGGTCATAGGTTTTCGTGTGTACGACACCTTTGCGAACGAATGGGATGGGCATCAGCAGCTGGTTTGTGTGTTTGATTCAGATACAGGGGTGTTTAAGGGTGTCGTGATTGGCAACTTGCTTGGTGCTCTTCGTACGGGGGCAATCGGTGGGGTCGCAATCAAAACCATGGCTCGCACGGATGCTGAACAAATCGCCGTGATCGGAGCGGGCTTGCAGGCGCGAATGCAGTTGGAGGCTGCGGTGACCGTCAGAAAGATCAAGCTCGTTCGAGTGTTCAGTCGAAATCGCGAGCATCGGGAGGCGTTTGCGGCACAAATGGCGAAAAAGCTGGACATCGAGATTGTGGCTGTCGATTCTCCAAAAAGTTGCATACAGGGAGCCGATATCGTCATTTGCGCCACCAATAGCGGTAAGCCCGTGTTCGATGCGGCGTGGATTGAGCCTGGCGTACACGTCAACACTGTCGGTCCGAAATCCATACAAGCGCATGAGGTGCCAACGGAAATCGCGTCACGTAGTTCAGTGATTGCGACCGACTCGATAGAACAGTTAAAGGCATATGCAATTCCGCACTTTTTGGTCGGTACGCCCGATGAAGAACGGATTGTGCAACTCGCTGACATCGTCGTTGGGAAACGAGCTGGGAGACAGGACCAAGACGACATGACCTTGTTTTGTTCCGTCGGGCTGGCAGGTACAGAGGTGGTTGTTGCCAATGAGGTGATGAAGAAAGCCTCCTGCAAGGGGGCGTCACCATGAGATAGGGTGGGCCCGTGATCTTGGGCCCGTGTCCATCTTAGGACGAGGCGCAGTGACGAAACTCCGTGTCAAAGGCGGGCGACCTGGCCTAGCCGCGTTCTCCGGCCGCCGCATCTCATCACACGGCACACGCCAGATGGCGCAACAGGGTGATTCGAGCAGGGCTCGAGTGGGGCTAGAGCTCTGTCACGCGGCGATACACGTATCCACCTTGTCGCCTGCCTTGCACGAGATCCCCCGCGGGACCGAGTTTTTGCCGAAGCCTTGACACGAGTTTCGCAATGCCTTTCGGATTGACGTGTCCTTCCCACAGAGCGTTCGCGATCGCGCCCCGAGTCAAGACCTCTCCCTCGTGGTCGAGAAAGAGTTCCAAGAGTCTTGACTCCATTTGCGAGAGCGGAACGCGGCGATGTCCAATCATCAGGCACTGTTCGCCGCATTTATAACGCACGCCGCGGCCGACGTTGACAGATGCGATGGGCAGAGACGGAAATCCCTCAGGAACGCTGAAACGCCGCACAAAGGTCTCCAGGTCACCTCCGATGAACGTCTGAAGGGCTACAAGTGGATCCGTGAGAAAGCCTGAGAGTCCCAGCGAGCGCGCGTACATCCAATCGTTTTCGGTCAGTGGTGACCTGATCATGACGTAGTGCCGGTTGGCACGAGGCGATGACGCCACCATGGCCCAAAAGGCCTCACTGCAAGACGCGATCCCGTCTATGAAAATGTCCTCTGAAGACGCCAGCGAGATGGCTGTCGCGCGCTCGACGGTTCTGCAGATGCGCAAATCGCATGCTTCGAGGATGACCGAGAGCATGCGGACGAGACATGTATCGTCTGTACATAAGATGATCCGCATGGATTCACACTCCTGAACACCCAATGGAGTGGGTTCCTCTCAAGTTTACGCATTTTTTCTCGCCATTCCATGATCGAAGCGCCTATTGCTAGCAAAATGCTAGCCATATTCCTCGGATAGTTCTGGTACACTCGTCCTCGAGCTTCGAAACCCGATTGGGCGATCTGTACGGCGCTGTCGTCGCAGTGGACCCCGGTGGATTCTGCGACCGTGAGACCGAAGCCGTACCCGATGACCTCAGGAGTGTGAATCATGCTGTGCTCAAGCGCACGGAAGGCACGTTGGGCCACGGCAGTCACGGCCTGCGCCGCGCTGTGTCTGGTGACGGCTTGCGGCACTCCACCGAGGCCAGCGAACGCCGTCATCATCCCAGGGCCTGCGAGCGCCGACGAGCGCGTGATCGACGACCCTGTGGACCAGCGCTTCGTGCTCTATGACGCGAAAAAGAAGATGGCAGTCAGCTGGACCAACGTATCGAACGAGTTTGTCTACAACTTCAACACGCTTTCTGATCTGTACACCGTCGGCAACAGCCTCACCAATCACTTTTCCATCGTGCAGCTTCAGAATGGCAGGGCGGTCACCGTTTACACCCTTCCTGATGCAGCACACGATGCCATTTTCCCGCTTGCAGCGGACGGGCAAAACGCGTTCTTTCTCCTCGTCCATTACCGCGATGACGGCAGTGAGGCGTGGCGGCACATCGTGAGATGGGATCCGGCGACGAGAACGCTGCAGGCTTTTGCTCATGTAGAAGGCGCCATCGTACAAGGCGCACTTGCGGGATCCACGCTGTACTTCACGGTGCTCAGGCCGGATCGCGCAGTTTGGCTCTACCGATTGCCTGCCGCGAACTTCAATGCGGAGCCTCAACTCGTGTCGACGCATTGGACGGACGATCCCCTGCTCGTGTACGAGGGGAAACTCGTCAAAGTGGTCGATCATCAGTTTGTGTTCGATACCATCCGTCTTCCGGTGGGAGCGGTGAACGTCCTCACGCCGCAGGGCGTTCTCGTTCAGTTTGACGACGACCCGAAGTCTCTTACCACACGCGCGGATGTGAATCAACTTTCAGATGGTCGGCATCTCGGTGGCGCCACTTCGGTCGAAGGATTCGAGTGGACGGCAAACGGCGTTCAGTTGGATTGCGACGGGCACGTCGAGACCGTCAGATGGGGTGATGCCCGCGGAGCAGAGGAGAATCCATCGTGATCACGATGCAGGGCGTGGTGAAGCGCTACGGTGGACGCGACATTCTCAAGGAGATCCATGTCACCTTCGAGCGTGGAAAGGTGTATGCCATCTCCGGGCCGAGCGGGGCGGGCAAGACGACGCTTCTGCAGGTCGTGGCAGGCTATGAGCAGCCAACCGCCGGAATGGTGCACGTCGCGAGCGGATTAAGCATGGAATACGCGCCACAGGACTTTCTTCTTTTCTCGAACCTCACGCTCTGGGATCATCTTCGGCTCAAGGCGATGGCAAGGCGTCTGGAGGAAGGCTGGGTAGCACGTGCAGAGCAACTTTTGCAATGCTGTGGCCTGGAAGGCATGGAACAGGTCCAGGTCCAAGCGTTGTCGGGCGGAGAGCGCAGGCGCTTGCAACTTGTCCTAGCTCTTTTCCCGCGTGCCGACGTTCTTCTCTTTGACGAGCCGACCTCCAACTTGGACGACGTCAGCGCTCATCGCATCTGGGAACTCTTGGCGTGCGAGTGCGCAAACAAGACCTGCATCATCTGCAGTCATGCCCCGGTGCCTGACATGCTCCACCCCGAGCGGCTTCGTCTACAGGGAGGTGTCCTGTATGCGGAATGATGCAACGCCTCTCCGCGAAGTCGCGCGCATGTTGAGACGCAAGACGCGCGTTCAGTTCCGCATTGCGGCGGCGACGCTGTTCGTCGCTTTGCTCGTGCTCTCAACCTTGGGCTTGTACACCCTGCGCATGGCGTTCGATGTGAAACGACAGTTTCTCTCCAATCCTACTGTTCACATCGTCTTGGTGGATACGCAAACGTCAGAACATCAAACGCTTCCAAGGCACGTGCAATTTCGGGATCGTGAACAAATCGAACGGATTCTTGCGCGATCTCTGCCCAGTGCCCACGCACGGGTGTGGAATCTATACCAAGTCAACTTTGGCATTTTGGATTCGACAGGCCACACGAACTGGGTGGAGTCCGTGGATCCCGGTGGCGCGCTCCTGCTGGGGCTTACAACCATGAGGAATGACACGGGTTACGTTGTTTCGCCGACGGCAAGACCGCTGGTTTTGCAAGTTCCGGTGATTCGTGTGACGGAAGGCGGCTACGAGAGCGATCGCCGTGTGAACTTGACGCTCCCGAATACCGCCCAGATCACGCAAGAAGCCCCGCTGCTCTCCCTGAAACCGGACGTCACGGCGGCGAGCGCGCTCGGTCGTCCGCTCTTTGTCTCCTTTGACACCTACCGCCGCATCCTGGAAACCGCGTATCAAAGGCCGTACTCCGTTTTGGTCCGT harbors:
- a CDS encoding LysE family transporter, with the translated sequence MIALLITACVLGFVYSAAPGAVNTEALRRGLQRGFAATFLVQLGALLGDLMWAIIGLTGVALVFHFVPVQIILGIAGVTFLLRMAWLSFLDARKSIDLKLDSSKKEQRDFITGIIFSLANPFGIAFWGGIGGGFATHIASMPLIDKLLFLFLGFSVGAFAWCIGISVLVAWSRKFIGEKLLRGIFTVSSLAMAYFALEMLWTLIHTTLYPLFSHRLRVKASH
- a CDS encoding DUF6904 family protein: MLTIKNTPKLAGISISGDYPDLDTLYRSLLAIIGDEGEYGDYEGARLRVLGLMYDIRHAFQGDREIEFVPNGMDEDRMKFLGLIAPEKNLYYACQIYYPEALFVTIALNDFIRLYAKKQARTAPIPLLDKRVQWDAHIATARLFQSLVMSCLREVVTEASFKRIMNLMHKDSVWMDGWIHIAVSGFAQHSVSENCG
- a CDS encoding DUF6904 family protein; translation: MDGYISQYLDLLNIRYLRIADREERAKVLSTIVKRMVEQGKEYRQIEEEVRAMAREHNCPVEDISLVVDYPEEIEW
- a CDS encoding ornithine cyclodeaminase family protein — encoded protein: MTPLYHVLTDQDVEALASMQSIVNAVERAFIEQANGGLVSPPRFRVETKQGDLVFTAGAATATEKVIGFRVYDTFANEWDGHQQLVCVFDSDTGVFKGVVIGNLLGALRTGAIGGVAIKTMARTDAEQIAVIGAGLQARMQLEAAVTVRKIKLVRVFSRNREHREAFAAQMAKKLDIEIVAVDSPKSCIQGADIVICATNSGKPVFDAAWIEPGVHVNTVGPKSIQAHEVPTEIASRSSVIATDSIEQLKAYAIPHFLVGTPDEERIVQLADIVVGKRAGRQDQDDMTLFCSVGLAGTEVVVANEVMKKASCKGASP
- a CDS encoding winged helix-turn-helix domain-containing protein, producing the protein MRIILCTDDTCLVRMLSVILEACDLRICRTVERATAISLASSEDIFIDGIASCSEAFWAMVASSPRANRHYVMIRSPLTENDWMYARSLGLSGFLTDPLVALQTFIGGDLETFVRRFSVPEGFPSLPIASVNVGRGVRYKCGEQCLMIGHRRVPLSQMESRLLELFLDHEGEVLTRGAIANALWEGHVNPKGIAKLVSRLRQKLGPAGDLVQGRRQGGYVYRRVTEL
- a CDS encoding ATP-binding cassette domain-containing protein — protein: MQGVVKRYGGRDILKEIHVTFERGKVYAISGPSGAGKTTLLQVVAGYEQPTAGMVHVASGLSMEYAPQDFLLFSNLTLWDHLRLKAMARRLEEGWVARAEQLLQCCGLEGMEQVQVQALSGGERRRLQLVLALFPRADVLLFDEPTSNLDDVSAHRIWELLACECANKTCIICSHAPVPDMLHPERLRLQGGVLYAE
- a CDS encoding FtsX-like permease family protein, with protein sequence MRNDATPLREVARMLRRKTRVQFRIAAATLFVALLVLSTLGLYTLRMAFDVKRQFLSNPTVHIVLVDTQTSEHQTLPRHVQFRDREQIERILARSLPSAHARVWNLYQVNFGILDSTGHTNWVESVDPGGALLLGLTTMRNDTGYVVSPTARPLVLQVPVIRVTEGGYESDRRVNLTLPNTAQITQEAPLLSLKPDVTAASALGRPLFVSFDTYRRILETAYQRPYSVLVRAFTQGQDLGIQPVESVVVEVPHVADVDRVARALADHGYDTEYTFRAFQQLSSTLQTSGWMALVFTVLVAAGTYAGVWLFFRNDLRRARKDMGILRHFGYTPSDVGWVYRCKFRTLFFTGALSACLYTLVAGGSVPSRGVNSPFVCTV